In a single window of the Methanofollis ethanolicus genome:
- the hcp gene encoding hydroxylamine reductase gives MYCYQCEETAKGCGCTGMGVCGKDAETAGLQDVLIFLTKGIAVRNLAAMERGEGNREAGRFIAEALFATLTNVNFDRERFHAYIRQAVALRDALPPAGEDEPDACTWTPADDAAIAAKAEEVGVLVTENEDVRSLRELRVYGLKGVGAYYYHAAALGYEDDEVTAFLQKALASTLRDLTVDEMVGIVLECGSVGVKTLALLDTANTSTFGTPAITTVRTAPGTRPGILVTGHDLKDLKDLLDQTEGKGVDVYTHGEMLPAHAYPVFKKYENLVGNYGGSWPFQKEEFEAFNGPVLVTTNCLVPPKESYRDRVYTTGPVGFAGCTHIQAAEGGTKDFSAVIAHAQACLPPKDLHGRARPRWVSLFGEMGGNGNRDLVTGCAHGAVLAIADTVVDAVKKGAIRRFVVMAGCDGRQAERSYYTEFAEALPKDTVILTAGCAKFRYNGLDLGDIGGIPRVLDAGQCNDCYSLVVIAQALAKAFGVGINDLPISYNIAWYEQKAVLVLLALLHLGVKNITLGPRLPAFVSPGVLKVLVETFGIRANTTVADDLKMMVPGN, from the coding sequence ATGTACTGCTATCAGTGTGAAGAGACGGCAAAGGGGTGCGGATGCACGGGTATGGGCGTCTGCGGCAAGGACGCCGAGACCGCCGGGCTTCAGGACGTCCTGATCTTCCTGACAAAGGGGATCGCGGTGCGGAACCTCGCGGCGATGGAGAGGGGAGAGGGGAACAGAGAGGCCGGGAGGTTCATCGCTGAAGCTCTCTTTGCGACCCTGACCAACGTGAACTTCGACAGAGAGCGCTTCCACGCGTACATCAGGCAGGCGGTCGCGCTCCGCGACGCCCTCCCCCCTGCCGGCGAGGACGAACCCGACGCCTGCACCTGGACGCCGGCGGACGACGCCGCTATCGCGGCAAAGGCGGAGGAAGTTGGCGTGCTGGTGACGGAAAACGAGGACGTCAGGTCTTTGCGCGAACTCCGGGTCTACGGCCTGAAGGGCGTCGGGGCGTATTACTACCACGCGGCCGCCCTCGGGTATGAGGACGACGAGGTCACTGCCTTCCTCCAGAAGGCGCTCGCCTCCACCCTCCGCGACCTCACGGTTGACGAGATGGTCGGCATCGTGCTGGAGTGCGGCAGCGTGGGCGTGAAGACCCTGGCCCTCCTCGATACGGCGAACACCTCGACCTTCGGCACCCCGGCGATCACGACGGTCAGGACGGCGCCTGGCACGCGGCCGGGCATCCTGGTCACCGGCCACGACCTGAAGGATCTGAAGGATCTCCTCGACCAGACAGAGGGGAAGGGCGTGGACGTGTACACCCACGGCGAGATGCTCCCCGCCCACGCCTACCCGGTCTTCAAGAAATACGAGAACCTGGTCGGCAACTACGGCGGTTCCTGGCCCTTCCAGAAGGAGGAGTTCGAGGCCTTCAACGGCCCGGTGCTCGTCACGACGAACTGCCTGGTCCCGCCGAAGGAGTCGTACAGGGACCGCGTCTACACCACCGGCCCGGTCGGTTTCGCCGGCTGCACCCATATCCAGGCGGCCGAGGGCGGCACGAAGGACTTTTCCGCAGTGATCGCACACGCACAGGCCTGCCTGCCCCCGAAGGACCTGCACGGCAGGGCGAGGCCTCGCTGGGTCTCTCTCTTCGGCGAGATGGGCGGCAACGGGAACAGGGACCTCGTCACCGGCTGCGCCCACGGTGCGGTGCTCGCCATCGCCGACACCGTGGTCGATGCGGTGAAGAAGGGCGCGATCAGGCGGTTCGTCGTCATGGCGGGCTGCGACGGGCGGCAGGCCGAGCGCTCCTACTACACGGAGTTTGCAGAAGCTCTGCCGAAGGACACCGTCATCCTGACCGCGGGCTGCGCCAAGTTCCGGTACAACGGCCTCGACCTCGGCGATATCGGCGGCATCCCTCGCGTCCTCGACGCCGGCCAGTGCAATGACTGCTACTCCCTGGTGGTGATCGCGCAGGCGCTTGCGAAGGCCTTCGGCGTCGGGATCAACGACCTCCCGATCTCGTACAACATCGCCTGGTACGAGCAGAAGGCGGTGCTCGTCCTCCTCGCCCTCCTTCACCTGGGCGTCAAAAACATCACCCTCGGCCCCCGCCTCCCTGCCTTTGTCTCTCCGGGCGTGCTGAAGGTTCTCGTCGAGACTTTCGGGATCCGGGCGAACACGACCGTCGCGGACGACCTGAAGATGATGGTGCCCGGGAACTGA